Genomic segment of Rhodocaloribacter litoris:
CTCTTGGAACTTTACCTCCTGAAGTTCGATAGGGCCAGAACGAAAGAAGCTTACCGGCGTGATTTGAAGGATTTTTTTGGCACTGAATTTGTCGATTTAAATATTACAATGTCTGTTGATTTCGTCCGGGTCAACGAATATGTCGGCGCTCTTGAAAGGAGCGGATATAAAGCCTCCACGATAAAACGAAAACTTGCAGCCATACGTGGTTTCTTTGACTGGCTGATTGCGCTTGGCGTACTACAGCAAAACCCGGCGCACCGGCAACTCGTCCGCAAGGTTCGCCAGGTGGACCGGAAGAACCGGCGCATTCTTTTCCTCTCTGCCGAGGAGGCCCGCCGCCTGGTCGAGGCCACGGCGGCCAGCGGGGCGGCCCACCTGCGCGATAGGGCCCTGATCCTGACGCTGCTGCACTGTGTGTTGCGTCGCTCGGAGGCCGCCGCGATGGACGTGGAACATCTGCGCCCGCTCGGGCGGTACTGGGTGCTCGACATCCCGCACGCGAAAGGTGGAGCCGACCAGTACGTCAAGGTCCCGGATCACGTTGTGGAGGAGATCGAG
This window contains:
- a CDS encoding tyrosine-type recombinase/integrase, translated to MMKDDALVPRGSPASLLTPAYGDQNLLELYLLKFDRARTKEAYRRDLKDFFGTEFVDLNITMSVDFVRVNEYVGALERSGYKASTIKRKLAAIRGFFDWLIALGVLQQNPAHRQLVRKVRQVDRKNRRILFLSAEEARRLVEATAASGAAHLRDRALILTLLHCVLRRSEAAAMDVEHLRPLGRYWVLDIPHAKGGADQYVKVPDHVVEEIERMKRHYGITTGPLWRSLSPNNRDGRLSPHSIYTIVRTAAGRAGLPRIGAHTLRHTGCTLAIEAGASIQQVQNHARHKSIETTMVYVHQRDRLRDSAADFIHIDDV